The following nucleotide sequence is from Cydia pomonella isolate Wapato2018A chromosome 6, ilCydPomo1, whole genome shotgun sequence.
cttacttatttctctatagcaccagttatttattttattaatgagaaACTCTTGCGGGCTTATGAGTCTTATGACTTGCTTTGCTATATTCAACTATGACATGGCTCAATGTAAAGCAAAAACCAAGCTTACCTCGGAATTTTCAGGCTGGGTCCGAGCTGGCACAGACATTTGTTACTACCGCAATAGCTACCACTACGCAAGCCCGAGAAGCCACAACAAATGCTATCTCACAGTAACGTTTAACATCGAGTTCCCACACACCAACGACGTGGTCTATCTCGCCTATCATTTCCCTTTCACATATTCGATGATGATGGTGAGTTATATcgtttagaaattatttacaaacCTTTCAAACTGGCATTTTTACTAGTGACAGCACAGCACTATCACTCCCTGTTTGAAGGAACGCTGATTACCCACTGTCCATAACATCCAGACCGTTCGCTATGAAATCTTAAATATCCTACTGCTCagcatttcttttattttaagattgatCTGGGTTGAAATTATAATGCCTTATTTAACTATGTACCTTTATGACAGACCAAACTTTGGCAACGGAGTCTGCAGCTGCCGCCGAACGCGTACCTGCGGGCGGAGCCGCTCTGCTACTCCCTCAACAACAACGAGGTGCCGTTGCTGACGATATCCGCCGACGATACGCCGACTAACCCGATTACGGTCAGTGTAGTTATTCCTCTATATATTATGCTATTATCTATAGAAGGTTGATTGGCATTGGCAGTCTTGTCGTGGATTCCATTTTCCTAAAACCTCTTTTgttaattcataaaataaactcGCTTTCAAGCAACATAATTAAAagcataatagttattattaatttttcaatttcgcacgtcatgtactttacgcagtttctacctgtggaaacttgttTGGCTTacctactgtttttatttcgcaacctattttgttactctagctgtaagttttcctaagaaataaaataaaaatatgaaagtagAGAAATTAACTTTGAACTTCTAAAGCAGTTGGATTTTAAGCAAATATTTCTTCCCATAAGTTGTCTACTTATTGAAACAATATTTTACTGACTGATCGTTTTTTTAACATGAAAGTAGAGAAATTAACTTTGAACTTCTAAAGCAGTTGGATTTTAAGCAAATATTTCTTCCCATAAGTAGTCTACTTATTGAAACAATATTTTCGACAGATCGTTTTTTTAACATGTTCGATTTTTGTTTCAAAAATAGCAAActagtttacttttttttataccacgacggtggcaaacaagcatacggcccgcctggtggtaagcagtcaccgtagcctatggacgcctgcaacaccagaggcattacatgcgctttgccgaccctttaaaaacctgtacactccttttttgaagaaccccatactgtagcccctcgggaaaacctcggcaggaagctcattccacagccgacgcgttcgcgggaggaaattcttcttaaaccgcacagtacgcgaccatttaggttctagggtgtgaggatgaacaccctgccgacggcgagcggtgcgatgatagaaagcggccgttggcatcatgtcaaacaattcttcagagcacagcccattgtacaagcggtagaacacacacaaggaggcaaagtctctccttagacttaaatgttcaataccgcttgtgagtttgggatcgtcgacgatatTTTTTAACCAGTCATCTAATGCAAATCGCCTTGATTTCTGCTAACCGCCCCCTGTAGGCTATTCTCATAATTTGAAGTAGGTAATTTATATGATattcatacaaatattaattgaaggtataattaattaatgttgcAGGACAGAGAAATAATCTTTCTAACGGCCCGCGTGCACCCCGGCGAGAGCAACGCGTCGTGGGTGATGGACGGCACGCTGAGCTGCCTGCTTGGCGACACCGACGTGGCCGCCTCGCTGCGCGCCAAGTACGTGTTCAAGATTGTGCCCATGCTCAACGTCGAGGGCGTCATCAACGGCTGGTGAGTCCTTTTGACTTTTTAATGTGTTTACCGCGTTTGCTGACAATACGTCAACACTTCAACAGGCGGGGTACTAGTGGGCGTAATGACGCTTAACGccaaagcagagacgctttccaaatagattttcgtacattaacTCGCCTTTACCATTACTTTTCTGCCTAAAAATACCCCTAAGTTTCACagcttaataaaatatgttttgtagtAACCACTGGAAACAGTCAGTAAACTTTTGATAGTTGCCGCAGCCGGAGTTGCCGCATCTATTTCAGCCGTCAATTTTCTATAATCACTCTTTGCTTTTAACGTCGTATCTTGTCAACTGGTATGATTACCTAACAACCAAAATTAAGATCGGTGACAGTCGAAGAAGAGCTTTCGATATCAATATAACAGCTTCACATGACTTTAGCATACTGCACAATATATGTAAGTCCTCGGCTTGCACAGCTCAAAATTCATTTCTTAGAACCTTGGTCgattttttaaaaatgtttataggaagcgtgcatgaactgttggaggcagcacaggagccgtcaggtttttggcgcgaggcgtaaatgtgatgtttatttttccgatcagcccacaagatggcagaacctactatgcacaagaaaacacgtgacgtgtaaatgtacatgtttatggttccgattcaagccacaagatggcagaccctccaacgcgcacggtccctataccaaAAGAATGAAATAATGAATTTACGTGTCATGGACGTGCCTACTAGAGGTAGGTAAATTTGTGAAATGAAACATACATccaattacaaattttaaactttattaactTCGTTACATCACTATTCTTTAAATTCTTGAGTTTCAACTTAAAATACTTAACTAGGTACGTATCAATATAAACACTATCTTACCTATACCACTATGTCGAATGATATGTCCTGACAAATAATCCGATTTTgcacttatttaattaaattaatacatGTTACGGTTTAATGAAATCACCAGAGATCTGATATAACTACTTAATTAACGTAGAAGTCAAGGTATCCATTCGTGGAATTCTCATTTTGTGATATTCAACATTCCCGAAGACGGAGGCAAGTCGCAAGCGCGAGTCGCCAGCACCTTCACGAGAACACACAGTCCCGAAGAACTTTAGTCCCTAACGTCGTTTGGCGACGATTACAAAGATTTATTAAGAAATCTACACAACACGAACAGTCTAAGCACCCTCAGCAAGCTCTATCGCAAAATTACTGTAAATCACGATACATTAAATAATCGAACACTACTTTTGGTAGAAAGAATACCCGATTGATTTAATAGGTTTAAATTACCACGCGCCCTGCCGGACACTAGAAGGCGGGCGGAGCCAGCATACCGCTGGCGTGGACGGAGTGCTCGGTTGCGTCCGGCTCGGCGGTGGAGGGCTCATCGGCGGCAGTGTCGGCGATATTGGTCAAATAAGCTGACGGGTCGTCGCCAACCATGCCCTCATCCTCCTCGTAAGGGCCCTGCGTAGGCTCCTCTTTCTGCTCCTGTTCGATATCGTGAGCGTGAGCGTCGGAAGCACGCGAATAGTGGGAATCGATTTGCGGCGGTGATTTCAACAGAGCACCGGTCTTAAGATGCGGTGACTGAAGACCGTCAAGCGAAGAGGGGCGCAGCTTGCCGATGAGGTCGTTGAGAGTGAAATGGGTCGGCAGATGCTCGGAGCGCGGCGGCGGTGGAGACGACGACGTAAGCGGATGTGCAGTCGTCGTGGTCGTGAGAGACAGCGGCTTCCTGCCGAACAAACAGACGACGCCCCTCGTGTTACCCGCGGTCCGACATGACACCATGCCAACACAAACTCGATGCGATAATAGTAATGTCTAGCTAACGAAAGttaaaatacaattatacaGCAACACCGTTGAAATTGTATAAATAGTGTTGCCGCGTAATTGAACtataaacgtatttttttttttgtaaattagacATTAATCGAGTGGCATTCGCGTGGTTCGTGGAGGACTTTGGGCGGTTATAAGTCGGACATTGGATGGTGTTGAATTGCAAAGGAAACGGCCTGTATTACAATTTGCAAAATGCACACATGTACAAATGTCAACCCAACAAAGATaaccaaaaacttttttagttgaaaaataaacaaataaggcAGTTTCGTTtacaaataagtttaaaataaagtttatatgtatgcaaataagTGAGATTAATGAAACCGAAGAAATTATTATGACATGTAACTATACTAATATTAGAAGAAGACATAactatataggtatttaaactACAAATATTGTATCACTTGAGCAAGAGATACCAAGCAAAGCCCCCTTCACCCACCCACCAAATAAttgttgaaaattttgaaaagatCTCCATATTGTTAAGAAATATAGAATACTTATAGCCAAATGCATTATGTTGGGTGTAGGGCTCTTGTTTGGTGGTTGGGTAGGCGCAGAGGCCGTGTCCCGCGGGCCCGCGCGCTTGGACGGACCATGGTCGAACCAGTTGGACAAGACTTCCATGTTAGCACACACATAGCTACATCTACTATCTATATCTAGCCCAGAAGAGTAAATACGTTGTCTTGTTAACGTAGTGCGATACTCGTGGATGTTAAGCATGTATACCCAAGGATTAAGAAATGCGCGCGGCTGGTCGGGGAATGGGCCTCCGGAGACGGCTGGCATCTCACCTGGCATTACCCCTGCGCGGACGAGACGGGGATGGAGCCGTAGTTGTAGTAGTAGCAGCGCGTCTGTTCACAGATGAAGTCCTTGATCTCGCCACAGTGCTGGGGCTCCCAGTGGAAGGTGGGCGCTTTGAGGGCTACGCAACCGTTCGTCATCACATGCTCGGTGCTGGAAAAACGAATTTGagctattatttaaaaaaaaaacatagttaacAAGACGTGGTAAAATATCTTGACATGACAGTGCTTAACGTGTACGAACTATAGACCGGTCTAGTGCTTTACAGCTCAATACGAGTATGAGTTCTTGTTGTTGACCTAGTGCTCAAGAACCATGTCGAATGTAACCGATATTCTAAGAAATTCTGGTTTACATACTTCAGGAGGGCGTCACCTATATATTGGTGCGAATTGCATAATACATACACTGACAGTAATATCGAATCAATATCAGATTCTTAAGGTTAGAGTAACACTCCAGGGGGTTATTCTAACTTTTAGATTCTGATATTCACACTCCCATCATATTGACCCTCCAGGGTTGACAAGAGTATgaaattgtttcaaaattgggatgtttattaataattatgacaGAAGAGAAAGATGGCGTCATCctactaagtaggtacttcataAGCACTTTCATCCCACGACGAGATTAAGCATACTGAATCCCTTATCATGTTCTAAAAGCTCGAAAGCCATCGCACGAGTACAGGAATAACTTTCATAGCGAGATAAAATCACATCGTTACTCGTATAATTGTTAGCCAATTAGTGCGACTCTAAAGAGAAAgtataaataatcaaatatttatgtttatggaTGAGCTTCAGATGCACGTTATTGTATTGCTTGCACCTATCTATATACAGCTTGACACAACCAATTTGCAAAAGCCTTCATCAATCGAACAGTCAACGTCtttcaatttataatgaaaATGCGTGCATACCCATGTCGTGCGGTGCGCTGCGGCGCGGTGCTGCCCTGCGGAACGTCCAGCGGGTCAATGCTGTCATCGCGCGTGCTGGGCACGTCGACGGTGAGGCGCCGCATGTAGTTGAAGGTGGCGTTGAACGGTAGCCCGGTGCTCATCCACAGATACATGTCCGTGCCCAGGTTGTTGCCCGATGTCCAGAAGTCGTATTTATTATAGCCTGGAATTTAACGTggtttatttaaagaaaactgTACCTACGTAGGACGAAAATAGTTGAATATTGGGTAGTAAATTACTCGTTAAAATTAATTAGGAGAAACTACAAATGGAACATGATGATATTAAAAGTTGGTTGGTGTTGGAAAGAGACCAAATGCAAAATCCGAAACCTATTCAACATACAGCGTCCGACAAAATAATGGGTCGCATGAAGCGTGGAACATATAATGTTAACAGAAACGCTATTAGGTTTCTTACCTGCATTTGTGAGGTACGTTGTTATAGAGTCCGCCTTTTCTTTTGTCTCAAAGGATGCTAGCTGCAAACCTAGCGATCTGAAACAAGCGTAAATTTAGTTAATACTTAAGCgtgtaggtaattttatttttattttatttattcaaacaaaatttATACAGTCTGACAGTCTAAACCAAATCGCTGTACAATTTAGAGACAACTTATACGCTACGGTACACAACACTTTACAACAACAGTTTtataatacagtaataacttgtAAACTATTATCCCGGGATCGTTATCCGAGACTTAGTgg
It contains:
- the LOC133519146 gene encoding uncharacterized protein LOC133519146 isoform X1: MQLVLATCFLLFAATLGPAAAQRITTIQLDGVQYFISRMNPYSPELNYFLAYQYCRSLGLQLASFETKEKADSITTYLTNAGYNKYDFWTSGNNLGTDMYLWMSTGLPFNATFNYMRRLTVDVPSTRDDSIDPLDVPQGSTAPQRTARHGTEHVMTNGCVALKAPTFHWEPQHCGEIKDFICEQTRCYYYNYGSIPVSSAQGKPLSLTTTTTAHPLTSSSPPPPRSEHLPTHFTLNDLIGKLRPSSLDGLQSPHLKTGALLKSPPQIDSHYSRASDAHAHDIEQEQKEEPTQGPYEEDEGMVGDDPSAYLTNIADTAADEPSTAEPDATEHSVHASGMLAPPAF
- the LOC133519146 gene encoding uncharacterized protein LOC133519146 isoform X2, which encodes MQLVLATCFLLFAATLGPAAAQRITTIQLDGVQYFISRMNPYSPELNYFLAYQYCRSLGLQLASFETKEKADSITTYLTNAGYNKYDFWTSGNNLGTDMYLWMSTGLPFNATFNYMRRLTVDVPSTRDDSIDPLDVPQGSTAPQRTARHGTEHVMTNGCVALKAPTFHWEPQHCGEIKDFICEQTRCYYYNYGSIPVSSAQG